One window of the Bacillota bacterium genome contains the following:
- the ytfJ gene encoding sporulation protein YtfJ, producing MSEHPIQGLMKTAMESIKEMVDVNTVIGDAVETPEGSVIIPVSKLGLGFAAGGSEFDKAGDNHHLPFGGGSGGGVSVQPVGFLVVGSNGVRLLPVSNSALYDRLIDLVPQVMEKVQSAVANGGDSSGGMQQMRAQQQKLEKQIEELRNELQQRTMPPS from the coding sequence ATGTCAGAACATCCAATTCAGGGATTGATGAAGACTGCCATGGAAAGTATCAAGGAAATGGTTGATGTAAACACCGTCATCGGTGATGCCGTAGAAACACCTGAGGGCAGTGTAATCATTCCTGTTTCAAAGTTGGGTCTGGGGTTCGCCGCCGGCGGCAGCGAGTTTGATAAAGCTGGTGACAATCACCATCTCCCATTTGGAGGTGGCAGCGGTGGTGGCGTTTCTGTACAGCCGGTGGGGTTTTTGGTGGTCGGAAGCAATGGAGTGCGTCTTTTGCCGGTGAGCAATAGCGCGCTTTATGATCGTCTGATTGATTTAGTTCCCCAGGTTATGGAAAAAGTTCAGTCCGCTGTTGCCAATGGCGGTGATAGTTCGGGCGGCATGCAGCAGATGCGCGCTCAACAGCAAAAATTAGAGAAGCAGATTGAAGAGCTGCGGAACGAATTACAGCAACGGACAATGCCCCCTTCCTAG
- a CDS encoding DUF2953 domain-containing protein, with the protein MEQYLVVWWAIIIPVILVSPVHVWLDYRHRGKTEDSLSLRISWLWGLGSFSFQVPVIHTEKSGVAVKAEAGARKKNIKFPFKLSLRDILFMSANFKYLKSPLDKYLRFSRVFLKIERFVWHTELGIWDSARLGQLIGVVWSAKGMISGMLGRYLKFKKTPVLRVLPMFNTSRFRTVVSCILVFPVGYIIIAAIFGIYMVVKVKLLTKRRGEADVRTSNSGIDEDCHGKYQGNG; encoded by the coding sequence ATGGAACAGTACCTTGTTGTTTGGTGGGCAATAATAATACCAGTGATTTTGGTATCGCCGGTGCACGTTTGGCTGGATTACCGGCATCGGGGGAAGACAGAAGACTCTTTATCCCTGCGAATCAGCTGGCTGTGGGGGCTGGGAAGTTTCAGTTTTCAGGTGCCGGTGATACATACTGAAAAATCCGGTGTTGCCGTCAAGGCGGAGGCAGGCGCCCGCAAAAAGAATATTAAGTTTCCATTTAAACTATCGCTCCGTGATATCTTATTTATGTCGGCCAACTTTAAGTATCTTAAATCGCCTTTGGACAAATACTTACGTTTTTCCCGAGTGTTCTTAAAAATTGAGCGCTTTGTCTGGCATACAGAGTTGGGCATCTGGGATAGCGCCCGACTGGGGCAGCTAATTGGCGTGGTCTGGTCAGCCAAAGGTATGATATCTGGAATGCTTGGCAGATATCTCAAATTCAAAAAAACCCCTGTTCTCCGCGTCCTGCCAATGTTCAACACCAGTCGCTTTCGAACGGTGGTCAGTTGTATATTAGTTTTTCCAGTGGGCTATATTATAATTGCCGCGATATTTGGCATTTATATGGTGGTAAAGGTTAAACTATTGACAAAACGAAGGGGTGAAGCTGATGTCAGAACATCCAATTCAGGGATTGATGAAGACTGCCATGGAAAGTATCAAGGAAATGGTTGA
- the scpB gene encoding SMC-Scp complex subunit ScpB yields the protein MQMDKQMVAALEAVLFCCGDPIGIDKLCEVFEATPLQLNQWLEQLEAELDQRGIELRRLEDEVQLVTRPLYNVYIERLLDRQRPSRLSSPTLETLAIIAYRQPITRPEIEEIRGVKVEKALHTLLSYDLITEVGRRETPGRPILYGTTDQFLRHFGITDLADLPEPKSEKS from the coding sequence ATGCAAATGGATAAACAGATGGTTGCCGCCTTGGAGGCTGTGCTCTTTTGTTGTGGCGATCCCATAGGTATAGACAAACTTTGTGAAGTATTTGAGGCGACACCGCTGCAGCTAAATCAGTGGCTGGAGCAGCTTGAGGCTGAACTGGACCAGCGGGGGATAGAACTACGGCGCTTGGAGGACGAGGTGCAGCTGGTAACACGTCCGTTGTATAATGTCTACATCGAACGTTTGTTAGACCGGCAGCGACCGTCGCGCCTGTCGTCCCCGACCTTGGAGACTTTAGCAATTATCGCCTACCGCCAGCCGATTACACGCCCGGAGATTGAAGAGATCCGTGGTGTCAAGGTTGAGAAGGCGCTGCATACCCTTTTATCCTATGATTTAATCACTGAGGTTGGCCGTAGGGAGACACCGGGCCGGCCGATTCTATACGGCACCACCGATCAGTTCCTCAGACATTTTGGGATCACTGATCTAGCTGATTTACCAGAACCAAAAAGCGAGAAGTCTTGA
- a CDS encoding site-2 protease family protein: MFNNLTSLLNDAIYLAPALLLTITFHEYAHGKVADMLGDPTPRANGRLTLNPITHIDPLGLIMLILVRFGWAKPVPVNPMYFRGDRRRGMLLVAVAGPLTNFFFAFVAGVGWTLAHPLFNLFGPASFHLWRFFDYFLIYNVFLGLFNLLPIPPLDGSKILASVLPPRYAYQFAQLEQYGFLILMLVLITRAHTFFLIPAANFLMSLVFTFSQYLVLPFLG; this comes from the coding sequence ATGTTCAACAATTTGACTAGTCTGCTGAACGACGCGATTTACCTGGCGCCGGCATTGTTATTGACAATTACATTTCATGAATATGCCCATGGCAAGGTAGCGGATATGCTGGGGGACCCTACGCCCCGGGCAAACGGCCGCCTGACTTTAAACCCTATTACCCATATCGACCCACTTGGGCTGATAATGTTAATCTTGGTTCGTTTTGGCTGGGCAAAGCCGGTGCCCGTGAACCCCATGTACTTCCGGGGTGACCGCCGGCGGGGAATGCTGTTGGTGGCCGTGGCCGGACCGCTGACCAATTTCTTTTTTGCCTTTGTGGCCGGTGTCGGCTGGACCCTTGCCCATCCACTTTTCAACTTATTTGGGCCGGCCAGTTTCCACTTGTGGCGCTTTTTTGACTATTTCCTGATATATAATGTTTTCTTGGGTTTATTTAATCTTTTGCCAATTCCTCCCCTTGACGGGTCGAAGATACTTGCCAGTGTGCTGCCCCCGCGGTATGCGTACCAGTTTGCCCAGTTGGAACAGTATGGATTTTTAATTCTGATGTTGGTGCTGATCACCCGGGCCCACACATTTTTCCTGATTCCAGCGGCTAACTTTTTAATGAGCCTGGTTTTCACATTTTCCCAATATCTTGTTCTACCGTTTTTGGGGTGA
- a CDS encoding CBS domain-containing protein, with protein sequence MEIVSTHAGTDFDALAAMVACTRLHRDAKMVLPGSMRTNVREFVALHRDSYQFYRPSQLNLDACSVLYMVDTADCVRLGAAAGLCERAEKIVVYDHHPGPLSPGQTGVREPLGAATTILVEKLREQGVALSQLDATLFMLGIYEDTNCLILDTTTVRDLQAAAWLLAQGANLNEVDKYVNRPLSEGERELFEEMLAASSIEAINNRSVLVTVANVPEYVGGLGRLTQRLSELEACDLAISIVQMEDRVHLVGRSLNPGLNLLELLAPMNVAGHPGAVALTIQGQSPGDIRERVLSILREKLEIGKIASDVMSAPVKTIDENKPIADANRLLLRYGHTGMPVINDFKQLVGVISRRDVDKAMRHGLGHAPVKGYMSRNVVTVKPDTPLESVTHLIIHNDIGRLPVLEKNQLVGIITRTDILRQIHGESAPRWHRALYSEVDFRIADKVNNVTQLINNRLPKRLQGLLLLLGQKADKEGFKVYAIGGFVRDLILGLPNYDLDLVVEDNAIKFASLLPPLLGGKLHVHEEFGTACLTLPDGFQIDFATARMEFYQFPAAQPEVEQTSIKHDLYRRDFTINTMAICLNSSSFGKFLDFFGGYEDLEAGLIRVLYNLSFVEDPTRILRAVRFAGRYGFSIEAQTGVLLENAIRDRILTRAPAARIGHELRLLFQEPNVPALLETAHELGIIKGIFPDLELSESLSEQVLAAGQVLDWNEQLGDPVHPAWLIYPLLLLRQVDTQKRKEHSERMGLTAAELKDVLLVLEQADTIGSQLSVRDLRDSTIYQLLQGWPVVGLLALMAIFHDQQRLRSRVVFYLEELADVELDINGHDLLNLGFKPGPVIGRVLQALKRALLDGEINSREQQLSLARELLTWQEGE encoded by the coding sequence GTGGAGATTGTTAGCACCCATGCAGGAACTGATTTTGACGCTCTGGCGGCCATGGTTGCCTGTACGCGCTTACATAGGGACGCAAAGATGGTCCTCCCTGGGTCAATGCGCACCAATGTCCGTGAATTTGTGGCCCTGCATCGTGACTCATATCAGTTTTATCGTCCTTCGCAATTAAATCTGGATGCTTGTTCGGTTTTATATATGGTGGACACCGCTGACTGTGTTCGCCTTGGCGCTGCGGCTGGACTCTGTGAACGGGCAGAGAAAATTGTCGTATATGATCACCATCCCGGCCCGCTCAGCCCCGGTCAAACCGGCGTTCGAGAACCATTGGGAGCCGCAACGACGATTCTGGTGGAGAAGTTGCGGGAGCAGGGGGTTGCCCTCAGCCAGCTGGATGCCACATTGTTTATGTTGGGAATCTACGAGGATACCAACTGTCTGATCCTGGACACCACCACTGTAAGAGATCTGCAGGCCGCTGCCTGGTTGCTGGCCCAGGGCGCTAACCTCAATGAAGTTGATAAGTATGTCAACAGGCCCCTTAGCGAGGGAGAACGAGAGTTATTTGAAGAAATGCTTGCAGCCAGCAGCATTGAAGCGATTAATAATCGCAGTGTTTTGGTCACCGTGGCCAATGTCCCCGAATATGTCGGTGGTTTGGGACGGCTCACCCAGCGCCTCAGCGAACTGGAAGCTTGTGACTTGGCGATTAGCATTGTCCAAATGGAGGACCGGGTGCATTTAGTTGGCCGGAGCCTGAATCCCGGTCTGAATTTGCTGGAGCTATTGGCGCCGATGAATGTAGCCGGGCATCCCGGTGCGGTGGCGCTTACGATTCAGGGACAGTCTCCGGGCGATATCCGGGAGCGCGTACTCTCTATTCTCCGGGAAAAACTTGAAATCGGTAAAATTGCCAGCGATGTGATGTCGGCGCCTGTAAAAACCATCGATGAAAATAAACCGATTGCTGATGCCAACCGGCTGCTTCTGCGATACGGACATACAGGCATGCCGGTGATCAACGATTTTAAACAATTGGTCGGGGTCATCTCACGCCGGGATGTCGATAAAGCGATGCGTCACGGCCTTGGCCATGCTCCGGTCAAGGGCTATATGTCGCGCAATGTGGTTACCGTCAAACCGGATACGCCTTTGGAATCTGTAACCCATTTGATAATCCACAATGATATTGGGCGCCTGCCGGTGCTGGAAAAAAATCAGCTGGTGGGTATCATTACCCGCACGGATATTTTGCGCCAGATTCACGGCGAATCTGCGCCCCGCTGGCATCGCGCTCTCTACAGCGAGGTCGATTTCCGGATTGCCGACAAGGTAAATAATGTTACCCAGCTAATTAATAATCGCCTGCCCAAACGGCTACAGGGGCTGTTGTTACTCCTGGGCCAAAAGGCAGATAAAGAGGGATTTAAAGTATATGCCATCGGCGGCTTTGTCCGGGATTTAATCCTCGGTCTGCCCAATTACGATTTGGACCTTGTTGTTGAGGATAACGCAATCAAATTCGCCAGTCTGCTACCGCCGCTTTTAGGGGGCAAACTCCATGTCCATGAGGAGTTTGGCACCGCGTGCCTGACACTGCCCGACGGCTTTCAAATTGATTTTGCTACTGCTCGCATGGAATTTTACCAATTCCCTGCCGCTCAGCCGGAAGTTGAACAGACATCAATTAAACATGACTTGTACCGTCGAGATTTTACCATCAACACGATGGCGATTTGCCTTAACAGCAGCAGCTTTGGAAAGTTCTTGGACTTCTTTGGCGGCTATGAGGATTTGGAGGCCGGGTTGATTCGGGTGCTTTACAATCTCAGTTTTGTCGAGGATCCAACCCGGATTTTGCGGGCTGTGCGTTTTGCCGGGCGCTATGGCTTTTCGATTGAAGCTCAAACCGGCGTGTTATTGGAGAACGCGATACGTGACCGCATACTGACCCGGGCGCCTGCCGCCCGTATCGGACATGAATTGCGCCTGTTATTTCAAGAACCCAATGTTCCTGCCTTGCTGGAGACTGCTCATGAGTTAGGGATTATCAAGGGTATATTTCCCGATTTGGAGTTGTCGGAATCTTTATCTGAACAAGTTCTTGCTGCCGGACAGGTACTTGACTGGAATGAGCAACTGGGCGACCCAGTTCACCCAGCATGGCTGATTTATCCACTGCTTTTGCTTCGGCAGGTCGATACCCAGAAGCGGAAAGAACACAGCGAACGCATGGGACTTACGGCCGCTGAGCTCAAGGATGTGTTATTAGTCTTGGAACAGGCGGATACCATCGGTAGTCAACTCAGCGTCAGAGATTTGAGGGACAGTACGATTTATCAGTTGTTGCAGGGCTGGCCGGTGGTCGGATTGCTGGCGCTTATGGCGATTTTTCACGACCAACAGCGCTTGCGTTCCCGGGTTGTGTTTTACTTAGAAGAACTGGCTGATGTGGAGCTGGATATCAACGGCCATGACTTGCTAAACCTTGGGTTCAAACCAGGACCGGTAATCGGCAGGGTGCTGCAGGCACTGAAGCGGGCTCTGCTGGATGGCGAGATTAACTCCCGGGAGCAGCAACTGTCCTTGGCACGGGAACTATTGACATGGCAAGAGGGGGAGTAA
- a CDS encoding 2-hydroxyglutaryl-CoA dehydratase, which yields MSKLYMGFDVGSVSTNVALVDQTGEVVYTLYKRTQGAPIRTIKAALKEVATEFGEAKIAGVGSTGSGRSLAAVMLGADLVKNEITAHAVAAGHICPGVNTVLEIGGQDSKLIILQHGVVTDFAMNSVCAAGTGSFLDQQAARLGIPIEEFGDLAEQSQNPVRIAGRCSVFAESDMIHKQQMGNDIADIVAGLCAALVRNYLNNLGKGKILKAPVVFQGGVAANKGIKKAFEDALGVEVMVPQHHGVMGAVGSALLARAHVADKPSRFLGFGISELEYASRSFECADCPNNCEVVELTCDQEVVARWGDKCGKWSSETSARTG from the coding sequence ATGAGCAAGCTCTACATGGGATTTGATGTCGGGTCTGTCAGCACCAATGTTGCGCTGGTTGACCAAACTGGAGAAGTGGTCTACACACTGTATAAGCGCACACAGGGGGCGCCGATTCGCACTATTAAAGCCGCCCTAAAAGAAGTGGCGACGGAGTTTGGTGAAGCGAAGATTGCCGGGGTTGGAAGCACTGGCAGCGGTCGCTCGCTGGCGGCAGTGATGCTGGGCGCCGACCTTGTTAAAAACGAGATTACAGCCCACGCGGTGGCAGCTGGACATATCTGCCCCGGGGTCAATACCGTATTGGAAATCGGTGGTCAGGACTCAAAGTTAATTATCTTGCAGCATGGCGTTGTAACGGATTTCGCGATGAACTCTGTCTGTGCCGCCGGCACCGGTTCATTTCTTGACCAGCAAGCTGCACGGTTGGGGATACCAATTGAAGAATTTGGCGACTTGGCCGAGCAGTCTCAAAATCCGGTACGTATAGCCGGCCGCTGTTCTGTGTTTGCAGAATCGGATATGATTCATAAACAACAGATGGGAAACGATATTGCCGATATTGTCGCCGGGCTCTGCGCAGCGCTGGTGAGAAATTACCTGAACAATCTGGGCAAGGGTAAAATCCTTAAGGCACCGGTTGTGTTTCAGGGCGGCGTCGCTGCTAACAAGGGGATAAAAAAAGCATTTGAAGATGCACTTGGTGTGGAAGTGATGGTACCCCAGCATCATGGTGTAATGGGCGCTGTAGGCAGCGCCTTGCTGGCCCGGGCCCATGTGGCGGATAAGCCCAGCCGGTTTCTCGGATTTGGCATCAGCGAGCTGGAGTATGCCAGTCGCAGTTTTGAGTGCGCTGACTGCCCAAATAACTGCGAGGTTGTTGAATTGACATGCGATCAGGAAGTGGTGGCGCGTTGGGGTGACAAATGCGGCAAATGGTCCAGTGAGACCAGTGCCCGCACCGGTTGA
- a CDS encoding CoA protein activase, translating into MKITFPHLGYCSIPLRTLFAELGHTVIVPPPISQKTISLGTLHGPEFACYPLKLGLGNFIEALEAGADTLIMGGGIGPCRFGYYAQVQQDILRSLGYEFEMIVIEPPLGHFRQVVAAAGRLKQKNSWMQLAQAASFALAKLRACDDLHQLSLKIRPRVENKAVLANLYNRALTAIDAADSHRTLKTVANRFQENIKALPQTRVEPLKVALVGEVYLLAEPAANLAIEEKLGNLGVEVIRHVYISSWLKVNILLDFLRLRRKESAEQAARPYLNCFVGGHGQHSVGETIQAVRDGLDGVVHVYPFTCTPEIVARGIMRTYAAEKNMPLICFSLDEHSAEAGFNTRLEAFVDVMQRKNGQGELTDEQALHGI; encoded by the coding sequence TTGAAGATTACCTTTCCCCATCTCGGTTATTGCTCAATTCCATTGCGGACATTATTTGCTGAGTTGGGGCACACAGTGATTGTGCCTCCGCCCATCAGCCAGAAGACGATAAGCCTGGGAACATTGCATGGGCCGGAATTTGCATGCTACCCATTGAAACTAGGTCTAGGCAACTTTATCGAGGCCTTGGAGGCAGGCGCCGATACATTGATTATGGGGGGCGGGATTGGCCCCTGTCGGTTTGGTTATTACGCCCAGGTCCAACAAGACATCCTCCGCTCCCTGGGTTATGAATTTGAAATGATTGTGATAGAACCACCTTTGGGACATTTCCGACAGGTGGTGGCTGCCGCTGGCCGTTTAAAACAAAAAAATAGTTGGATGCAACTGGCCCAGGCAGCCAGCTTTGCCCTGGCAAAACTTCGGGCCTGTGATGATTTGCATCAATTGAGCTTGAAAATCCGGCCCCGGGTAGAGAACAAAGCGGTTCTGGCAAATCTCTACAATCGCGCCCTGACGGCAATCGATGCTGCCGACAGCCACCGAACATTAAAAACTGTGGCGAACCGCTTCCAGGAAAACATAAAAGCTTTGCCCCAGACCAGGGTAGAGCCCTTGAAAGTGGCCCTGGTGGGGGAAGTATATCTGCTGGCCGAACCGGCAGCAAATTTGGCAATTGAAGAGAAATTGGGGAATCTGGGCGTTGAAGTAATTCGCCATGTTTATATTTCAAGCTGGTTGAAGGTAAATATTTTGCTGGACTTTTTGCGTCTAAGGCGCAAAGAGAGCGCAGAGCAGGCGGCACGTCCATATTTAAACTGTTTTGTCGGTGGCCACGGTCAACATTCTGTAGGAGAAACTATTCAGGCAGTACGGGACGGCCTGGACGGAGTTGTTCATGTCTATCCCTTTACATGCACTCCGGAAATTGTCGCCAGGGGAATAATGCGAACCTACGCCGCCGAAAAAAATATGCCCCTGATTTGTTTTTCATTGGATGAGCACTCCGCCGAGGCGGGCTTTAATACACGCCTTGAAGCTTTTGTTGATGTAATGCAACGCAAGAACGGACAAGGGGAGTTGACTGATGAGCAAGCTCTACATGGGATTTGA